DNA sequence from the Vicia villosa cultivar HV-30 ecotype Madison, WI linkage group LG3, Vvil1.0, whole genome shotgun sequence genome:
AATATCAGCCTTCATCTATGGACAATGTCGAAGGAGAACAAAACATGTTGGTAACTGATGATGAATGTAGGTTCCTATTTTCAGAGGCAATGAGTGATGAATGCTTTTCCTCAGGAGTAAACAATATTGACATGTCTAGACGCGCTTCATCTCTTTGTCAGTCACCTTTACCATCTTGTGGTAGGATGGTGATGAATGCTGCCGAAGCCAATCCGTTGGTAAGCTCTGATGATCTACATTGTGTCTCGAGAGAACAAGATGGCTTGATTTATGCCAATGATAACAATAGGTCTGAAGATGTTGGGGAAGATGAAAACTTAAAATTGGTCCCTGTAAATAGTTCTCGATGTGGATCAGATACTATGCAGAATTGCTACCCAATTGATGAAAAACCAAAGGGACATATAAAACAGGAGGAAGCAGGAGGAGCACTGTGTTATGAACCACCTCGTTTTCCAAGTTTGGATATACCTTTCATGAGCTGTGATCTTATACAGTCTGGCGATATGCAGCAAGAATTCAGTCCCTTAGGTATCCGCCAGTTTATGATGTCTTCTATGAACTGTCTTACTCCTTTCAGACTGTGGGACTCACCTTCTCGAATTGATAGTCCAAAGGCTTTATTAAAAAGTGCTGCTAAAACTTTTACAAGTACGCCATCcataatgaagaagaagaaacgaAATCGAGACCTTTTATCTCCACTATCAGATAGAAGAATGGAGAAGAAACATGAGATTGACTTGACATCAACTTTGATTACAAACTTCTCTCGTTTAGATGTCATGTTTGATGATAATGAGGCTCAAGGTATTGAAGACGATAAAGAAAATTGTAGACCAGCTTTTAAGGTAGAGGAGAAAAGTAACTCTCAGAACAAGATTGAGCAGTCTCCTCTCGATGCCGATGCTAAGATGAAGAATGATATTGATCCTGCTGCCGAAATTGTAAGTATACTATTACTATATGTAGATACTAACTTGTTATTTCCCTCCAAATCTTATTTTTCTATTGTAGTCAGTTGCAGTCCAGTGTTTGtaaatattaacattttattGGTCAGGTGCAACAGCCTTCTGGAGTTTTGGTTGAACATGATATGAATGATCCGTCATTATATTCTCCTAGTCAAATTGGTTTGAAATCAGATATAGTTCTTAGTTTAAGTGCTAGAAGTCATAAAAAGCCAGCTTCAAGACTTAACTCTCCTTGTGTTCGATTAAAGGAGCACGAAAGACTCTCAGTTTCTGTTACTTGTGTACAATCCGTCTGTTCATCACCAGGACCAGGAGAGAATATGGGCGATCAAACCGGAAACAATGGTGGTTTTGAAAGAAATAACatgtaatattatttaaattgattATATTGTTAGCTACATTTTCGCTAACTTCTTGTTTGATGGATCTCATCGGATCACATTGTTTTTGAATAACTTCTTGTTTGATTTCAGTTTTGGCGGAACACCTTATAGGAAAAGCTTTGAATCACCTTCGGCATGGAAATCTCCCCTGTTCTTCAGCACTTTTTTGACTAGCCCCAGGCTTGATACTGAAATTACAATTGAGGTTCTGTATATTATGTCGAGTTTACTCTACCGTATTTCTGAAGTATTAGTTTCTTTCTCATTTAAAAGAGTGAGCATGTTTACAGGACTATGGATGTTTCTTTAGCCCGGGCGATAAAAGCTATGATGCAATGGGATGGATGAAACAGATTGGTGAACACACTGCTGCTCAATATGCCGATGCTCTAGAGATTTTGGAAAATGATTCTCCTAAGGCACTACCAAAAGATGCATTTGAAGACAACCAAGAAAACAAGGATCCTCATATACCTGGGAACCAGTCTAACTCGGCTTCAAATGCTTTGGTAAAACTGGACTTACCAATGCTAGTTTTCCTTATATTTTCCACAATTTCAATCTCATGAACTTTTTAGTTAACTATAAATTTGTTTCCAGGTGGAACGACGCATACTTGACTTCAGTGAATGTGGATCTCCAGAGAGGGGTGATAAGGGCAAGTCCTCAGTTATGAGCATTTCAAGTCCTTCTTCGTATTTGTTGAAGGGCTGTAGATAAATATATAGCGAATGTGGATCTCTGTTTTGCTGTATACTCAGATGTCTGTTTGAGTAtactttataaatataaattgtcATTTATTTATAAGATTACTATTATACCTTAAGAAAGagattgttattgttattattaatttgtTGTTTAGCTTATACTTTTAGTGACAAGACTTGAATCTGTAATTGAAcggcacaaaaaaaaaaatcccttAAAGTTTTGATGACTTAATTTCCTGGTCTATTTAGAAAGTAGAAAAGTTGAGGAAAGAAAGCTAAACATGAGATAGTGAGAAAGCAAAGAATTATAGTTCCACtgaaaaaactatccttttacaCACACATTATTGGTGTTCATAGTCATCACCAAAAAGAATACTAGTGTTCATAGAGTCATCCTTTAGTTCAGTAACTAACTCTTCAAACTTGTCTTATAAACTTGTCTACATTGTCTTGATGTCCCACAAATTTTGTTGACAATTTTCCTAGCATATTGTTTAATCATTTGAATAAAATAGTCCAATAGATTACCTGGTTGTACTCATCTTTGATGGTCTAACTTTGGTAGATTTAAACAAGTATCATTAATATAGTATGAAAGGAATTCTTGATGCTTATAAGTGAAGATGAGGTAGCACAATTTTAACTAATTTTAACTAATGATCTTACCTTTGTGAAAATTGTTGATTTTTCTTGTAATCCAAGTTACCTTTAAAAGTATGTTAGTTAATCAGTTATGTTGGTTTGGATATGCCTGAAGTGGGACGTATATACATTGTTTCATTGATCAATATACAATTAACGTTCACTCAATTATTCTCTTAATTTTCATTGCTTAGTGAGAAGTGTATTTTGACActtttttttctagttttttaCTCTAGGAAGTCAagatgatgatataaatgtgCTAGACATCTCCTGCAACATGTTTATAGAGTTTCAAATGCATAAGAATGATGATCATATCCATGAAGATGTTAAGGTTGATCCTGTCATAACCAATGATGGTGTTGATAACAGCCATGATCATTCAGTAGAATATGATGAGACATTATGTAAAGATATGTTATATGTTGCAAAAGATGGAAAAGTGTATGATGATGGTGTTCTTGATACTATTTCCCACTGTGAAGTTATCATATTGATACCAAGACTATTGTGTAGTTTGAAGTTCAATCTTTATCAGATGAATGTGAAAAGTGCCGCTCTTAATAGGTACTTGAATGTGGAAATTGAATACCTTCTTTGTGCCAACATAATAAAGAGAATTATGGAGAAGTTAATCAAGTCTCATGCCAATAGTACTCGTGAAAAGGATCATGTGGTGAATAACGTGAATGACAATACTAATGATGTTGTTAATAATTCTGACAGTGTTGATGATGGTTATATCCCTTTGAATAATGGAGTTCATGATAGGTGTGAACCAGTCAATGAAGGGGTTATTAAAAATGTTGGTCTATGCAAAAATGTGTTGAATAAGAAGTATTTGAAGTGGATGGATGGTGAAATGAAGCCTTCAAGAGATGCTCTAACATTTGAAAAGAGTGTTCAACTACTGGAGGATGTCATTATGAAAGTGTGAAATCCTTATAAAAATTCCCAGTTGTGTTGGAGGGATGTCAGACTTGATGGTGGACCATTTTGTCCAACATATGAAGTTCGGGTTTGAGATGAGTTAtgtaaggaaattcaattatgttATTGATCTTCaagaaaagaaaatggaagaCAGTAGTGTTGTATCTCAAAGGGTATGTGCAAGATTTCAAACAAATTATAAGGACAATTGTCTTACTCAAGTAAAGTGAATCTTAAGGTATGTCAATAGGACATGTGGCTATGGTTTACATTGCTCACATGACACCAACCCAATATTAGTTGGGTATTATGATATTAGGATAAAATTGTAGATGATAGAAAAATCAAATTTCATGGATGCCTCATTCTTAGCAATTGCTTAATATATTGGTTCAACAAGAAGCAAAATCATGTCTCTTTATCAATAGTTGAAGTTGAATATATTGGTGAAGAAGGCATGTGTAGTCAATTGCAATGTATAAACCAAATGAAGGAGTACAATGTAGGAcaagatgtcgtgacattgtTCTGTGACAATTTGAGATATACGTGTACTTCAAATCTCATGTACATTGGTCAACGCTTCATTAAGAAATTTGTGTTAACAAGATTGTCACTGAGAAACTATTGGAAGACATTATCACCAAAGTCTGGAATGTATCTCAGGTTAAAAAATCAAGGGATGCTCTTGGTATCTACATCTGTAAAACCTGGTAGCAATTTGGGAGTCGTTccaagataaaaaaatatttctctcCCCTAAGACCATTGTGGCACATAAAATAAGGcaaattcttttcttattttagttGTATTATAACTGGGTTGTCGTTAAAGGCAAGAAAAACATACACTTTACTTCATTGTGCTCTTTGATAACGGATCCCTCCTTGATCTTTCAAGCCCATCTTCATTTTTGTAAAATGAATCATAATTCCAAAGAAACATCTAGGAAATCATCTGGAAACTTCCTAGTCAAAGAAATCGACGTGCCTAAGGATGTTGGTGAACTTCTGGTGTCTTTGGCGAATAAGACCAAGGACATTGGTTCCTCTTTGTCTTGAATTATTAAGAGTAACATCACCATTGTTGAATCTTCTAGGGGGGACAATTGACTCTGAGAATATAATGATCAAGAATTTGAATCTTGGGAAGATAAGGAAGATCGAAGCTGCAGTTGCAGAACTAATGGAATCAAGTGACTCAAGTAATTCTGAGTCAGAATATGGACTGATTGATTTGGCCCTCGATCTAAGAAGTTGTAGTTGGAGTTGTCTAGCTGGAGATTGGAGGCTGGTAATTTCAAGTGTTTTTGCTTCATTTTGACCCTTGTATATGGGCATGTGTTGATTTTGTAATGGCGTGCTAGATTCTATAACTTTGTACCAATAATTATCATGATGCTCTAGCATCGTGTTCAATATTTGTACTATTGGTTGTGGTTTGTCTACTCCTGATCTGATGTGTCCAAAATCATTGAGGAATACCTTTCCTAAATTGTGACAAAAAGGGAAGTAATGGTATGTGTAGGGGTAGTTTTCTGACTATTAACCATTGACTGTGATGGAGCTGATTCTTCTTGTTCTCTAATGTGTTTAGTACTAACGGATATTAACTTGTTTTCAGGTTTTCTATAGAAAACACACATGTTGCAACATCTAGCCTGACATCTGATCCAGATCTGTGTGTGTGTTGATTAGATCTGTGTGTGTTGATCTTGTTGTGTGTTAGTAGTAGTTTTGATCTTTAACCACTGACTACTAAGTAATGTATGTTCATGCATGACTGGCTGTTTTGGAACATTCTAATGAATGATCATGACCTCTGACATGCAAACTCATGTGTAAATAACTACCTCATAATTTTATTTCCTATTAAAAAATCATTCTGACTACTATTCCTATTAAAAAATCATAAgcaaaaccgagattgattcAGGAGATTTTGTTGCATTTGATTTGAAGATTAAGGATAAAAACAAAGTTGAAAATCTTGTAGTTGATCACTTGAGCAGAATAAAATGGTTGATTACTTGAGCAAAATAAAGATGAAGATTCATTCCCTATTTAAGAGATTTCCCTTATGAACAACTTTCCCATCTGCATTAGGTAACTCCTTAATTTACTGATTTAGTTAATTATCTTGTTTGTACTTCCAATGCATCTATAGCACAAATTCTCAAACTTAAAATGATGCAAAATATATCATACATGCCTTTACCCAACAAAAAAATGATACATGACAACAATATAACATAGTAATGCTCTATAGGAAGGCATCATAAGATAAAAGTTGTTTgtcattttcataaaataaaaggctTGATTGTTTTATTATAAGGTTTAATTGTTGATGAGACAATTATTACACAAAAATATCCACTATCAGACGGGATGATTTGAAATCAATAGGTAAAATTTAGGCAACTCGGGTAACAGCTGCATGGATTGCATCCGCCAGATGTGGAACTGTTCTGGAGCTCAAACCAGCCATGCTAATCCTCCTGCACAATAACAGTGTATGTCGAGTCAAAAACAAATGATTACACAAGAGTTTCTTCACACTTGACTGGAACATAAAGAAACATAAGAGAATGTGCATCATACTCGAACTCATTGAATAAGTCAGAAATAAAATCCTCTTACCCATCAGAAGTCATGTAGATATGATACTCTTTAGTCATGAAGGAAACTTGCTCAGGATTCAATCCTGTGAAAGTAAACATTCCAATCTGCTTGATAATGTGACTCCAATCACCTGGTGTACCTGTTTGTTCAATTAATCGAGAGATAAGTACAACTGAAATATACAGTTAATGGATACGAAACCCTTGAAAGACTATTGTAGGAAAAGATAAACTAAGATAAGAAGGAATAAAAGAATGAGCAGACAAACAAGAACTTCTTGAATATGGTGCAACATCAATGTTTCCATTCTATCCTATTTTTCCTATCATACTGCATTAGATACCAGTTCTAACAGAACCACCAGGAATTGACAAGCCAGGTGAATTGTAAAAGATACTTGGAAAAAACCAACCTCTAGCACGTAAAGCATCGAAAAGTTGTTGGCGCATACTGATAATGCGATCAGCCATTGCCTTCAATTCAATAGTCCAGTCATTGTACAAATCCCTGAAAGAGAAGCAAAACTGATAAGAAGCAAGCAGTGAGAAAGAACAAAATAACAGCCAAAAACAAATCCATGTTTCCTAGTCTAACAAAGGAAAGAGGAAGAATCTTGGCTCGCTACCGGTCCTTGAGAATGGCAGCCACGATGGATGCACCGTGAATGGGAGGACTTGAGTACATGGGCCTAATCACAAGTTTCAGCTGGCTCTCAACCCTGCTTGCAACATCAG
Encoded proteins:
- the LOC131660021 gene encoding transcription factor MYB3R-1-like isoform X2; translation: MGSERSISGPSDTVQKIRPLHGRTTGPTRRSTKGNWTAEEDEILRKAVERFKGKNWKKIAECFKDRTDVQCLHRWQKVLNPELIKGPWSKEEDETIVDLVNKYGPKKWSTIAQHLPGRIGKQCRERWHNHLNPSINKEAWTQEEELALIHAHQIYGNRWAELSKFLPGRTDNAIKNHWNSSVKKKLDSYLASGLLAQFQNVQLVGNPNQPIDSSCARLQFSVDDIGPRGTDGEEVSLCSQESANADNFPSGRELRIVMQNGEYRANEESNQASCSEPYYLSLDDVTCQESFEQKYSNQPGSSSANVDYQFNLHALPNISSLDFGQESSQLQNDSLAPSESHNMMIVPYEYQPSSMDNVEGEQNMLVTDDECRFLFSEAMSDECFSSGVNNIDMSRRASSLCQSPLPSCGRMVMNAAEANPLVSSDDLHCVSREQDGLIYANDNNRSEDVGEDENLKLVPVNSSRCGSDTMQNCYPIDEKPKGHIKQEEAGGALCYEPPRFPSLDIPFMSCDLIQSGDMQQEFSPLGIRQFMMSSMNCLTPFRLWDSPSRIDSPKALLKSAAKTFTSTPSIMKKKKRNRDLLSPLSDRRMEKKHEIDLTSTLITNFSRLDVMFDDNEAQGIEDDKENCRPAFKVEEKSNSQNKIEQSPLDADAKMKNDIDPAAEIPSGVLVEHDMNDPSLYSPSQIGLKSDIVLSLSARSHKKPASRLNSPCVRLKEHERLSVSVTCVQSVCSSPGPGENMGDQTGNNGGFERNNIFGGTPYRKSFESPSAWKSPLFFSTFLTSPRLDTEITIEDYGCFFSPGDKSYDAMGWMKQIGEHTAAQYADALEILENDSPKALPKDAFEDNQENKDPHIPGNQSNSASNALVERRILDFSECGSPERGDKGKSSVMSISSPSSYLLKGCR
- the LOC131660021 gene encoding transcription factor MYB3R-1-like isoform X1, with translation MGSERSISGPSDTVQKIRPLHGRTTGPTRRSTKGNWTAEEDEILRKAVERFKGKNWKKIAECFKDRTDVQCLHRWQKVLNPELIKGPWSKEEDETIVDLVNKYGPKKWSTIAQHLPGRIGKQCRERWHNHLNPSINKEAWTQEEELALIHAHQIYGNRWAELSKFLPGRTDNAIKNHWNSSVKKKLDSYLASGLLAQFQNVQLVGNPNQPIDSSCARLQFSVDDIGPRGTDGEEVSLCSQESANADNFPSGRELRIVMQNGEYRANEESNQASCSEPYYLSLDDVTCQESFEQKYSNQPGSSSANVDYQFNLHALPNISSLDFGQESSQLQNDSLAPSESHNMMIVPYEYQPSSMDNVEGEQNMLVTDDECRFLFSEAMSDECFSSGVNNIDMSRRASSLCQSPLPSCGRMVMNAAEANPLVSSDDLHCVSREQDGLIYANDNNRSEDVGEDENLKLVPVNSSRCGSDTMQNCYPIDEKPKGHIKQEEAGGALCYEPPRFPSLDIPFMSCDLIQSGDMQQEFSPLGIRQFMMSSMNCLTPFRLWDSPSRIDSPKALLKSAAKTFTSTPSIMKKKKRNRDLLSPLSDRRMEKKHEIDLTSTLITNFSRLDVMFDDNEAQGIEDDKENCRPAFKVEEKSNSQNKIEQSPLDADAKMKNDIDPAAEIVQQPSGVLVEHDMNDPSLYSPSQIGLKSDIVLSLSARSHKKPASRLNSPCVRLKEHERLSVSVTCVQSVCSSPGPGENMGDQTGNNGGFERNNIFGGTPYRKSFESPSAWKSPLFFSTFLTSPRLDTEITIEDYGCFFSPGDKSYDAMGWMKQIGEHTAAQYADALEILENDSPKALPKDAFEDNQENKDPHIPGNQSNSASNALVERRILDFSECGSPERGDKGKSSVMSISSPSSYLLKGCR